GAAGATATTGATTACGTGAATACGCATGGTACCTCTACACCTTTGGGTGATATTGCAGAATTGAAAGCAATAGTAGACGTATTTGGCGAGCATGTTTACGATCTTAATATTAGTTCATCTAAATCGATGACTGGTCACTTATTAGGTGGTACAGGTGCTATCGAGGCGATAGGTTCGTTGATGGCTATAGAAAAGGGAATTATACTTCCAACAATTAATTTGGACAATCTAGATCCAGCAATCGATAGTAAACTTAACCTTACTCCAAATAAATCTCAGAAAAGAGATGTGAAGTATTGCTTGAGTAATACATTCGGATTTGGAGGCCATAATGGCTCAATCATTTTCAAAAAGTTTGATAGCTAGAAACGAGTTAATTTTAACACGTTCTAGTTTATTATATACTTGGTAAATACTAGGCCGGATGAAAAAATTAGTGCTTGAAACAGAAGATGATTTTGATTTTGCACTAATTGCTATTAGCTGCCATGCAAAGGACTATAAAATTTGCTGGTCGATTAATAAAGAGTTTAAGTTTAATTTAAAGCGAGAAGAGGATATCTTAATTAAAAACAGAAATGAAGATATCAGTTACTCGCTCTACATTTACGACGACGAATTAAGACATTGTACAGTCCATTTGATCGAGAATAGATCAGGATTGGGTTATTTAATACCAGAACAAAAGCAAGCAGATTACTTTGTTTTGGTAAAAGGATATTTTGACGAGGTAGAAGAGATGATAAAAAGACTAAAGAAGATTGATGTGGTTCTTACAGCGTATTCGCTTGACCCAACTTCTCTGAAGTCGAAAAATAATTTATTGATATAATACGACCATGAAATCACCAAATAGAACAAAAATTATTGCTACCATCGGGCCAGCATCATCTTCTAGAAAAGCACTAAAAGATTTAATCAAATCTGGAGTGAATGTGTGTAGAATTAACTTTTCACATGGTTCGCATGAGGATCACTTAGAGGTAATAAATCATGTTAAGTCTATCAACAAAGAAATGCATGTTCACACCGCATTGCTTGCAGATTTACAAGGACCGAAGTTAAGAATTGGTGAGGTTGAAAATAATGGAGTTCAGATTGTTAATGGGAAGACGCTAATAATAACAACTAAAAAATGTATAGGTACATCTAAGAAAGTATATATCACTTATCCGCAATTTCCAAAAGATGTTAAAGCAAAACAAAAAGTTTTACTAGACGACGGAAAGTTAATTCTTGAGGTTATAAGTACGGATAGAAAGTCAGAGGTAAGCACAAAGATTATTGCGGGTGGAACATTATCCTCAAAAAAAGGTGTTAATCTTCCAGATACAAAGGTGTCCTTGCCTTGTCTTACTAAAAAGGATAAAGAAGATTTAGATTTTGCTCTTAAGCATAATGTGGAATGGATGGGACTTTCTTTTGTTAGAAAGGCATCTGACATTAAACAATTGAAAGCAATAATAGCTAAATCGGGAAGCACAGCTCGTGTGGTTGCTAAGATGGAAAAGCCAGAGGCTATTCTTAACATGAAAGATATCATTAAGGCAACAGATGCAGTAATGGTTGCTCGTGGAGATTTAGGTGTGGAAATTCCTATGGAGGATGTACCATTGGTTCAGAAGCTTCTTGTATCGGAATGTTTAAAGGCTTCTCGACCAATTATTGTTGCAACACAAATGATGGAGAGCATGATTGATAATGTAACTCCAACAAGAGCAGAAGTAAATGATGTTGCTAATTCATGCATGGATGGTGCGGATGCTTTAATGCTTAGTGGAGAAACTTCGGTTGGAAAACACCCAACTACGGTAATTAAGGCAATGCATAGAATTATTGCGAATGTTGAGGCGTATGAGAATATTTATAATAAAGCTTATACTTTCTCTACAAGTAAAGATCGTATGATAGCCGACAATATTAGTTACAATGCATGTACGCTTTCAGATAGAATAGGTGCAAGTGGAATTGTAACCATGACGGTTTCTGGTTATACAGCCTATAAAATCGCAGGATTTAGACCTAAGTCAAGAATATTTGCTTTTACAAGTAACCATTCTTTATTAAATACCTTGAGTTTAGTTTGGGGTGTTACGGGTTACTACTATGATGGATTTGTAAGCACGGATGATACAATTGAAGATATTGTCAAGGTGTTGAAGAAAGACAAACACATTAAGAAAGACGACTTGTTGATTAACGTAGCAAGTATGCCGATCAAAGACAGGTTACAAGCAAATATGCTTAAGATAACGGAAGTTAAATAAGGCTATCGAGCAGCTTTAAATTGATCTAAGAACCTGGCGTCGTTCTCGAAGAACAATCGTAAATCATCTATTTGAAACTTGAGCATCGTAATACGTTCGATGCCCATTCCGAATGCAAATCCGGTATATTCTTTAGAATCAATTCCGCAATTTTCCAATACGTTTGGATCTACCATTCCACATCCTAATATCTCCACCCATCCAGAGTATTTGCAAATATTGCATCCACTTCCACTGCATATGTTGCATGAGATGTCCATCTCAGCACTTGGTTCTGTAAATGGAAAGTAAGAAGGCCTAAATCTAATTTTAGTATCTGCTCCAAACATCTCTCTAGAGAAATGCAAAAGAGTTTGTTTCAAATCGGCGAACGAAACGTTCTTATCAATATATAAACCTTCTACTTGATGAAAGATGCAGTGAGCTCTTGCCGAAATAGCTTCGTTACGGAATACTCGACCCGGTGAGATAGTTCGAATAGGGGGTTTGCCATTTTCCATTACTCTAACCTGAACAGAAGATGTATGGGTTCTAAGAGCAATTTGTTCTTCTGGTGTACCACCTGGTTTATTTTGGATGAAGAAAGTATCCTGCATATCTCTAGCCGGATGTTCTTCGGGAAAGTTTAACGCACTGAAGTTATGCCAATCGTCTTCGATTTCTGGGCCGTACGAAAGGGTGAAACCCATTTTGGAGAATATGTCAATTATCTGATTTCTAACAATAGATAGAGGATGTCGACTGCCAAGTTCACTTGGATATCCAGGCATTGTAAAGTCTTCTTCTGTAGAAGTAGTATTTCCTTTTACAGAGGTAGAAGATTTTAAACCGTCAATTTTTGCTTTCGCTTTATTTTTCAACTCGTTAAGAGCAATGCCAATATCCTTTCGATCTTCTTTTGCAATAGATTTGAAATCGTTAAACAAATCGGCTACTGCGCCTTTCTTACCTAAGAATTTAATTCTAAACTCTTCAATTTTTTGAGCATCGTTTGAAGCGAACGCTTCGATTTCTTCTATAAATGAGTCGATTTTTTCTTTCATCTATTCCTCTATTATTTTCATTCTCATTGTAACATCAACTAAAGGCTTATCTCCGTATCCTGTTCTAACAGCGGCTATTTTGTCTACCACATCAAGACCTTCTATTACTTGACCGAAAACCGTGTAATCGCCATCCAATTGAGGCGTGCCTCCTTTTTCCATGTACTCTTTCTTTTGCTCCGCTGTATAAGGGAAACCAGAACTTTTTGTGATGTTGGCTAAATCTGCGTTTCTATATTTCTTGCCGTGAACAATGTAAAATTGAGACCCTGACGACTCTTTCATTGGGTTAACCCTATCACCTTGTCTCGCTGCACTCAGCATTCCTTTTGTATGAACATAGTGAGGTTTAATTTCAGCCGGTATTGTTTTTAAAGGTCCTCTAGGGTTTTTAAGTTCACCACCTTGTACCATAAAAGTCTCGATAACTCTGTGAAAAATGGATCCGTTGAATTGCCCACTTTTAACGAGCATCATAAAATTTTTTCGATGAAGTTTGGTGTCATCGAAAAGAATAATGGTAATATCTCCCATGCTCGTAGTAATAAGAATTTTCGTTTGCGGTTTTTCTTCCTGCGAAAAAGAGGAAAGGCTCAATATAATCCCAGATAGGAATACAAGTATGGCAATAATATTTCTTGCTTTCATGGCGATAATTTTTACTTCACAAAAGTATTACTTTTCGAAGTATATAATGATTGAGTTCTCTAATTGATTTATTTGGTCAGTCTTCTTTATCTAGATGATTCTTAAATGTAAGGAATTGGAAAAGGAAGTGAAGAGAGTAAGAATAAATTGTCGAATTTTGCAATCGTATGAATAACCTGTTCGACATCGTATTAATTATACCAATTGTATTGGCCCTTGTAAAGGGATACAGGAAGGGATTGATAATAGAAGTAGCTTCTTTGATTGCCCTTTTTTTAGGTGTTATAGTTGGATTGAAGTATTCTGGTTATGCAGGAAACCAGTTAAGGACAGTTGGATTGGATACAGATTATAATGAAATAGTAGGATTTATATGTCTTCTTGTTGTTGTGATTATTGGTGTACATCTCATAGCTAAATTTATAGAAGGATTTGTGAAGATGATCTTTTTAGGGTTTGCAAATAATCTCTTAGGATCAATTTTCGCAGCCCTAAAGATGGGATTGATAGTAAGTCTCATCGTATTTGTGATGCACGCCTTAGATAAGCGTACTCAGTTTTTGGATGAAGAATTCAAGGCACAATCTAGGCTTTACATGCCGATGGTGAACTTTGTTCAAATGGCTATACCTTTTATACAGGAATTAACTAAAAATAGATCGGAAGATCCTCCTTTGGAAGAGGGAGAAGTGATTACTTAAGAATTGCCTTTATACCCGGTAATTCCTTTCCTTCAATATATTCTAAAAGAGCACCGCCCCCAGTAGAGACATAACTGATTTTATCTTCTAGATTAAAATAATTTATTGCTGCAACGGAATCTCCTCCTCCAACTAATGAATACGCATTATTGGAAGTAGAACCGGCAATTGCATAAGCTATTTCTTTAGTTCCATTGGCGAAGTTTGAGAATTCAAATACCCCCATTGGCCCATTCCATAATATTGTTTTCGAATCGGCAATTACTTTTTTAAATGTTTCGATGCTCTTTTCTCCAAGATCCAATCCCATCCAACCATCGGGAATTTCGTCGATTTTAGAATAACTTGTGTTTGCCTCATTGCTGAACGAATCTGCTAATGTGGCATCTTCCGGTAAAAAGATATTTACACCTAACTTTTTCGCTTTGACCAAAACGTCAAGAGCTAATTCAAGTTTGTCTTCTTCCACAAGTGAATCTCCAATTTTTCCTCCCATTGCTTTTATGAAAGTAAATGCCATTCCACCTCCAATAATGATATTGGTCGTCTTTGCCATTAGCTCATTTAGAATATCGATTTTACCGCTAATTTTTGCGCCACCTACAATGGCTGTATATGGTTTTTTTGCATTTTCTTCAAGAATGTTTAAGTTGGTGATCTCCTTTGTCATAAGAGCGCCAAATACTTTTTTGTTTTCAAAAAATTGTGCGATAACAGCTGTACTAGCATGTTCTCTATGGGCTGTCCCGAATGCATCGTTTACATAAATGTCTGCATGGTTCGCTAATTTTCTTGCAAAGTCTATATCACCGTTTTTCTCTTCTGGATAGAAACGTAAGTTTTCCAAGAGTAAAATATCTCCTTCAGATAAACGGTCAATAGCAACGTCAACCTTTTCTCCAATACAGTCATCAACAAATTTTATATCCTGATTTAATAAATTAGAAAGATGTTTGAGAATATGTTGTAATGAAAACTTGTTCTCTGGACCATTTTTAGGTCTGCCTAAGTGAGACATTAAAATCACAATACCTCCATCAGCCACAATCTTTTTAATAGTCGGAATCGCTCCTCGAAGCCGAGTGTCATCAGTTACTTTAAAATTACTGTCTAGAGGTACATTAAAGTCTACTCTAACTATGGCTTTCAGTCCAGAAAAACTAAGGCTGTCTATTGTATTCATGTACGTAAATCTATTTGTAATTCTTTGATGAACCAACCATTATTAGCATTAAAAATCAACCCATTATTAACTAACTTTGAATCAAGATATTTAGCATGAAGTTTAGCGACATTATTGGGCAGCAACAAATAAAGAATAGATTAATAGGGTCTGTTAATTCTAAGCAAATAGCCCATGCACAAATGTTTGAAGGTCCTTCCGGATCTGGAAAACTGGCTCTTGCTATTGCATACGCACAATTTATATCCTGTACCGATAAACAAGAAAATGATTCTTGTGGGATTTGTCCTTCTTGTGTTAAAATTTCAAAACTAGCTCATCCAGATCTTAATTTTGCTTTTCCAGTAGCAACTACAAAAAGCGTAACGAAAGATCCTATTAGTAATAAGTTTTTAGAAACGTGGCGAGAATCTGTTTGTTCAAACGCTTATCTGAATATTGATATGTGGATCGATGCGATTGGCACACAGAATAAACAGCTGGCCATAGGTAAATTTGAGGCGGAGGATATTATTCGAAAGCTGAGTCTAAAAAGTTTTGAATCGGAGTTCAAGATTATGATAATTTGGCATGCCGATCGAATGAATGCATCTGCTTCGAATAAATTATTGAAAATTATCGAAGAGCCTCTTGCGAACACTTTGTTTATTCTTTTAACCGAGAAGGCAGACAGTATTTTGCCTACGATTTATTCCCGAACGCAGATAATTAATATAAATGCGGTTGATGATGATTCAATGATTAAGTATTTATCTAATGAGTTTGGGTTGGATGAAAATGCAGCAAAGGGCAACATTAGTTTTTCAAAAGGGAATGTTTTGGATGCTATTAGACTCGCTAATAATGAAGTTGAGAATATAAATACCGATTCATTTATTGATTGGATGAGACTCTGCTATGGCGCTAAGGTTCCGGAAATCATTGCTTGGACAGAATTGATGTCGACAATAGGAAGGGAGCGTCAGAAGAGCTTCTTATTATACAGCTTAAAGATGACTAGAGAGAGTCTGATAATGAATTATGAGAAGCAGTTGGTGAATTTAGAAGAGAAAGAAAAAGGATTCGCAGAGAAATTCTCACCCTTCATAAATGAGATAAATGCAGGTAAAATGTCGTCGATGTTTAGTAAAGCATATTCCGATGTGGAAAGAAATGCCAACCCGAAAGTGATGTTATTAGACTTATCCTTGAAGTTAACAAAGTTGTTAAGAACAAAACAGGCGGCATAACTAATTATTAAGTTGGGGATTAAATCAGAAAAAGAAATTTAATTTTAAACAGCGGGTTTATAAATGGAGCATCATATCCTTAAATGAAAAGTATGAGTACGGGGCAATATCTTTTTAGAATAGTTGGGTTATTTATTTGCATTGGCATAATTGGATGCGATTCGAATAGAGTGTATGAAAATAACATTGAGATAGCCGAAGGTATTTGGAATAAGGATTCTACATTAATTTTCCAGATAGATATTCAAGATACCATTGTAGAGCACAATCTTTCCATAAATATTAGAAATCAAGGAGGGTATGCATACAGTAATTTATTTCTTTTTGTAAAAGCGATTTCACCACTTGGAAGCATGATAAAGGATACGGTTGAAATTACGCTTGCAGAAAAAAATGGTAAATGGAAGGGTGAAGGAATTGGAAATATATTTCATCTAAGACAGTTATACCGACAGGCTATTCGATTCCCTTATGCAGGGCTATATACTTTTGAAGTGCAGCACGCAATGCGAGAAGATAATTTAGAAGAGATCGTAGATATAGGTTTTAGATTAGAAAAGATTAATGAGTAAACAAAAGAAAAAAAAGAAAAAAAGCTTAGTCGTTTGGCTCTGGTTTTTTGGACTGGGATCGATCTTTGGAATTGCCGGTTTGTTTTATTCAATCTCCTTAGGATTATTTGGAGACCTTCCTAAAATAGAGGAATTAGAGAACCCTAAAATAAATCTTGCAACAGAAATCTACTCTTCGGATCAGGAAATTTTAGGAACTTACTACTTTGAAAACAGATCGAATGTGAAGTTCGATGAAATGAGTCCGAATTTAATAAATGCCTTAATTGCTACAGAGGATGTACGGTTTTTAGAACATTCTGGGATTGATTTTCAAGGATTAGCAAGGGCTATTTTTTACATGGGTAAAAAAGGTGGGGCAAGTACTGTTACACAACAACTTTCGAAATTAACTTTTCATAAAAGAGATACGGGTTATAAAAGGGTTCTCCAAAAATTAAAAGAATGGATTATCGCAGCGCAATTGGAGCGATATTATACAAAGCAAGAAATTGTAGCAATGTACTTCAACAAAGTTGATTTTGTAAATAATGCGGTGGGAATAAAATCTGCTGCACGTGTTTATTTTAGTACAACACCCGATTCTCTTAAAATTGAAGAGGCGGCAACATTTGTTGGTATGCTTAAGAACCCTTCTCTTTTTAATCCTTTAAGACGAAGAGACACTACCGAGTTTAGACGAAATATTGTGTTATCTCAAATGAAGAAGAATTTAGTTATTACGCAACAGGAGTATGATTCTTTGAGGATGATTCCTCTAAAATTATCTTACAAACGGGTTGACCATAATGAAGGATTAGCACCATACTTTAGAGAGGTCTTGCGTGCAAAAATGAAAAAATGGTGCAAGGCACATCAGAAACCAAACGGAGATAATTATAATTTGTATACCGATGGTTTAAAAATCTACACAACCATCAATTCAAAAATGCAGGAATATGCTGAGTACGCAGTTAGAGAGCATATCGGTAATTATTTGCAAGATGCATTTTATCATTCTTGTTCGAAGAAGTCAAACCCTCCTTTTGAAAGAAAAGTAACCGATAAGCAGGTTAAAAAAATAATGACACAAGGGATGAAAAGATCGGAACGATATAGACTGCTACGCAAAAGAGGAATGTCGATGGATAGCATCATTATCAATTTTGATACCCCTACTGAAATGAGAGTTTTTTCTTGGAAAGGGGATATTGATACAGTTATGACTCCCCTGGATTCGATTCGGTATTACAAGTATTTTCTTCAAACAGGCTTTATGTCGATGGATCCACATACCGGATATATTAAGGCTTGGGTGGGTGGAATTAATTACAAGCATTTTAAATACGATCACGTTAAATTGGGTAAAAGACAAGTGGGATCAACATTTAAACCTTTTGTATATAGCTTGGCTATAGAGGCTGGCTTGTCACCTTGTAAAGAGATCCCTAATGTTCAAGTTTTCTTCGATATGCCAGCAGGACAACCAGATTGGTCGCCTAGAAATGCCGGTGGTGAGTATGGAGGTATGATGTCTTTAAAGTATGGATTGGCCAATTCGGTTAATACTATTACCTCTTGGATTATGAAACAATTTGGACCAAGAGCGGTTGTGAAGAGAGCACAAGACATGGGAGTAACCAGTAAAATGGATACTGTTCCATCGCTTTGTTTGGGTACGTCTGATATATCGGTATATGAAATGGTTGGTGCAAATAGCACTTTCGCAAATAAAGGAGTTTGGATCGAACCAACTTTCATAATTCGAGTAGAAGACAAGCATGGGAATGTAATTGATGATGCAAGTTTTAGACCTGAAAAAAGAGAAGTGATGAGTGAGACCGGAGCATATGTAATGACCAGTTTAATGAAAGGGGTTGTAGATGGTGTGTACAACGAACACAAAGGGAAAACTCTCGGTAGTGCCATGCGATTAAGAAGTAAGCCAAATAAAAAGAGACCTTATACCGGATTTAGAAACCCGATTGCAGCTAAAACGGGTACTACCCAAAATCAATCGGATGGATGGTTTATGGGTATCACACCTGACCTAGTATCTGGTGTATGGGTTGGAGCAGAGGACAGAAGTGTTCACTTCGATAGGCTATCGTTAGGGCAGGGTGCTAATATGGCGCTACCTATTTGGGCTTATTACATGCATAAAGTATATGAAGATTCTACTCTTAATATTAGTCAAGGGGATTTCGAAATTCCCGAAGGAGGTATTACTATTGAATTAGATTGTGATAAGGTAAAAGGTGGAAGTGTAGGAAATGATTTTCTAGATTTTTAGACAATAACTAAATGGATAAATCTGTAAAAGACGTTCAAGAGGCTATAGCCGGCATAACGGATAATATGACGTTGATGCTTGGCGGATTTGGTTTATGCGGGATTCCTGAAAACTGTATTAATGCGTTAGCTGCAACTGATATTACTGGCCTCACTTGTATTTCAAATAATGCCGGTGTTGATGATTTTGGATTAGGTCTTTTACTCAGGAAAAGGCAAATTAAAAAAATGATCTCTTCTTACGTCGGCGAGAATGAAGAGTTTGAAAGACAAATGCTCAGTAAAGAGTTAATTGTAGATCTTATTCCTCAGGGAAGTTTAGCAGAAAGATGTAGAGCAGGTGGAGCGGGCATACCAGCATTTTATACACCTGCAGGATATGGTACTGAGGTGGGTATCGGTAAAGAGGTAAGAGACTTTAATGGCAAACCACATATTTTAGAGATAGCATTAACTGCCGATTTTGCTATTGTAAAGGCTTGGAAAGGAGATTCAGCAGGAAACTTAATATATAAGGCTACCGCCAGAAATTTTAACCCTCTAATGGCTATGGCGGGTAAGATAACAATTGCGGAAGTAGAGCATATGGTACCGCTTGGAGAACTAGAGCCAAACCAAA
This portion of the Flavobacteriales bacterium genome encodes:
- a CDS encoding transglycosylase domain-containing protein, whose product is MSKQKKKKKKSLVVWLWFFGLGSIFGIAGLFYSISLGLFGDLPKIEELENPKINLATEIYSSDQEILGTYYFENRSNVKFDEMSPNLINALIATEDVRFLEHSGIDFQGLARAIFYMGKKGGASTVTQQLSKLTFHKRDTGYKRVLQKLKEWIIAAQLERYYTKQEIVAMYFNKVDFVNNAVGIKSAARVYFSTTPDSLKIEEAATFVGMLKNPSLFNPLRRRDTTEFRRNIVLSQMKKNLVITQQEYDSLRMIPLKLSYKRVDHNEGLAPYFREVLRAKMKKWCKAHQKPNGDNYNLYTDGLKIYTTINSKMQEYAEYAVREHIGNYLQDAFYHSCSKKSNPPFERKVTDKQVKKIMTQGMKRSERYRLLRKRGMSMDSIIINFDTPTEMRVFSWKGDIDTVMTPLDSIRYYKYFLQTGFMSMDPHTGYIKAWVGGINYKHFKYDHVKLGKRQVGSTFKPFVYSLAIEAGLSPCKEIPNVQVFFDMPAGQPDWSPRNAGGEYGGMMSLKYGLANSVNTITSWIMKQFGPRAVVKRAQDMGVTSKMDTVPSLCLGTSDISVYEMVGANSTFANKGVWIEPTFIIRVEDKHGNVIDDASFRPEKREVMSETGAYVMTSLMKGVVDGVYNEHKGKTLGSAMRLRSKPNKKRPYTGFRNPIAAKTGTTQNQSDGWFMGITPDLVSGVWVGAEDRSVHFDRLSLGQGANMALPIWAYYMHKVYEDSTLNISQGDFEIPEGGITIELDCDKVKGGSVGNDFLDF
- a CDS encoding phosphoglycerate kinase gives rise to the protein MNTIDSLSFSGLKAIVRVDFNVPLDSNFKVTDDTRLRGAIPTIKKIVADGGIVILMSHLGRPKNGPENKFSLQHILKHLSNLLNQDIKFVDDCIGEKVDVAIDRLSEGDILLLENLRFYPEEKNGDIDFARKLANHADIYVNDAFGTAHREHASTAVIAQFFENKKVFGALMTKEITNLNILEENAKKPYTAIVGGAKISGKIDILNELMAKTTNIIIGGGMAFTFIKAMGGKIGDSLVEEDKLELALDVLVKAKKLGVNIFLPEDATLADSFSNEANTSYSKIDEIPDGWMGLDLGEKSIETFKKVIADSKTILWNGPMGVFEFSNFANGTKEIAYAIAGSTSNNAYSLVGGGDSVAAINYFNLEDKISYVSTGGGALLEYIEGKELPGIKAILK
- a CDS encoding IPExxxVDY family protein; this encodes MKKLVLETEDDFDFALIAISCHAKDYKICWSINKEFKFNLKREEDILIKNRNEDISYSLYIYDDELRHCTVHLIENRSGLGYLIPEQKQADYFVLVKGYFDEVEEMIKRLKKIDVVLTAYSLDPTSLKSKNNLLI
- a CDS encoding peptidylprolyl isomerase is translated as MKARNIIAILVFLSGIILSLSSFSQEEKPQTKILITTSMGDITIILFDDTKLHRKNFMMLVKSGQFNGSIFHRVIETFMVQGGELKNPRGPLKTIPAEIKPHYVHTKGMLSAARQGDRVNPMKESSGSQFYIVHGKKYRNADLANITKSSGFPYTAEQKKEYMEKGGTPQLDGDYTVFGQVIEGLDVVDKIAAVRTGYGDKPLVDVTMRMKIIEE
- a CDS encoding gliding motility lipoprotein GldH; the protein is MSTGQYLFRIVGLFICIGIIGCDSNRVYENNIEIAEGIWNKDSTLIFQIDIQDTIVEHNLSINIRNQGGYAYSNLFLFVKAISPLGSMIKDTVEITLAEKNGKWKGEGIGNIFHLRQLYRQAIRFPYAGLYTFEVQHAMREDNLEEIVDIGFRLEKINE
- the pyk gene encoding pyruvate kinase, whose amino-acid sequence is MKSPNRTKIIATIGPASSSRKALKDLIKSGVNVCRINFSHGSHEDHLEVINHVKSINKEMHVHTALLADLQGPKLRIGEVENNGVQIVNGKTLIITTKKCIGTSKKVYITYPQFPKDVKAKQKVLLDDGKLILEVISTDRKSEVSTKIIAGGTLSSKKGVNLPDTKVSLPCLTKKDKEDLDFALKHNVEWMGLSFVRKASDIKQLKAIIAKSGSTARVVAKMEKPEAILNMKDIIKATDAVMVARGDLGVEIPMEDVPLVQKLLVSECLKASRPIIVATQMMESMIDNVTPTRAEVNDVANSCMDGADALMLSGETSVGKHPTTVIKAMHRIIANVEAYENIYNKAYTFSTSKDRMIADNISYNACTLSDRIGASGIVTMTVSGYTAYKIAGFRPKSRIFAFTSNHSLLNTLSLVWGVTGYYYDGFVSTDDTIEDIVKVLKKDKHIKKDDLLINVASMPIKDRLQANMLKITEVK
- a CDS encoding CoA transferase subunit A, giving the protein MDKSVKDVQEAIAGITDNMTLMLGGFGLCGIPENCINALAATDITGLTCISNNAGVDDFGLGLLLRKRQIKKMISSYVGENEEFERQMLSKELIVDLIPQGSLAERCRAGGAGIPAFYTPAGYGTEVGIGKEVRDFNGKPHILEIALTADFAIVKAWKGDSAGNLIYKATARNFNPLMAMAGKITIAEVEHMVPLGELEPNQIHTPGIFVQRIFQGEIYEKRIEQRTVRNRD
- a CDS encoding DNA polymerase III subunit delta, with the translated sequence MKFSDIIGQQQIKNRLIGSVNSKQIAHAQMFEGPSGSGKLALAIAYAQFISCTDKQENDSCGICPSCVKISKLAHPDLNFAFPVATTKSVTKDPISNKFLETWRESVCSNAYLNIDMWIDAIGTQNKQLAIGKFEAEDIIRKLSLKSFESEFKIMIIWHADRMNASASNKLLKIIEEPLANTLFILLTEKADSILPTIYSRTQIININAVDDDSMIKYLSNEFGLDENAAKGNISFSKGNVLDAIRLANNEVENINTDSFIDWMRLCYGAKVPEIIAWTELMSTIGRERQKSFLLYSLKMTRESLIMNYEKQLVNLEEKEKGFAEKFSPFINEINAGKMSSMFSKAYSDVERNANPKVMLLDLSLKLTKLLRTKQAA
- a CDS encoding CvpA family protein, whose amino-acid sequence is MNNLFDIVLIIPIVLALVKGYRKGLIIEVASLIALFLGVIVGLKYSGYAGNQLRTVGLDTDYNEIVGFICLLVVVIIGVHLIAKFIEGFVKMIFLGFANNLLGSIFAALKMGLIVSLIVFVMHALDKRTQFLDEEFKAQSRLYMPMVNFVQMAIPFIQELTKNRSEDPPLEEGEVIT
- the pheS gene encoding phenylalanine--tRNA ligase subunit alpha; this encodes MKEKIDSFIEEIEAFASNDAQKIEEFRIKFLGKKGAVADLFNDFKSIAKEDRKDIGIALNELKNKAKAKIDGLKSSTSVKGNTTSTEEDFTMPGYPSELGSRHPLSIVRNQIIDIFSKMGFTLSYGPEIEDDWHNFSALNFPEEHPARDMQDTFFIQNKPGGTPEEQIALRTHTSSVQVRVMENGKPPIRTISPGRVFRNEAISARAHCIFHQVEGLYIDKNVSFADLKQTLLHFSREMFGADTKIRFRPSYFPFTEPSAEMDISCNICSGSGCNICKYSGWVEILGCGMVDPNVLENCGIDSKEYTGFAFGMGIERITMLKFQIDDLRLFFENDARFLDQFKAAR